A DNA window from Anaerocolumna sp. AGMB13020 contains the following coding sequences:
- a CDS encoding phage portal protein, with translation MGWIDEVAYKISPQWAYKREAWRQELDSIRNYDAGALDRNNANWNASNLSAEFTDKYDRDKVRARARDLERNSDMATSVVKAFKRNIIGGGFKLQARTSVPEINNKLEEYWKEWCKKENCDVTGVQSFNQLLRMAVQRKKVDGGILFIKRYTDDGLIPFKLQAIEVDELAKDAVTNGERVVGGIKYNEYNKPLGYYIKQYDIDGYTINEPVYIPAKDVIFIYSKKRPSQIREMSDMAPTVTRIRDINEFMTAVSVKERIAACLAVFIKKNNPNGAGGFDKRNNNNANTPEKKYDGKTLIPGMIRELNVNEDAITINPSGQATDAAAFVKLQQRLIASGQGISYESTSRDMSEVNYSSARQGSIEDDLEYTEDGELIEEFMAEVYEAFVTCIYLTGLIKFKDFYTKKQDYIKHEWVKAPKRWIDPVKEANANKIALATGQKTLKDIAAENGRDWREVVDEMAEINDYANKKGLDLGGALFGQKTAQKQTG, from the coding sequence ATGGGATGGATAGATGAAGTAGCATATAAAATATCTCCACAGTGGGCATATAAGAGGGAAGCCTGGAGGCAAGAGTTAGACAGTATCAGAAATTATGATGCTGGAGCCCTTGACCGGAACAATGCAAATTGGAATGCTTCGAACTTATCAGCAGAATTCACTGATAAATATGACAGGGATAAGGTCAGGGCCAGGGCAAGAGATCTTGAAAGAAATTCTGATATGGCAACAAGCGTTGTGAAAGCTTTTAAAAGAAATATCATAGGAGGCGGATTCAAACTACAGGCAAGAACCTCTGTTCCTGAAATAAACAATAAGCTAGAGGAGTACTGGAAAGAATGGTGTAAGAAAGAGAACTGCGATGTCACAGGAGTGCAAAGCTTTAATCAGCTTCTTCGTATGGCAGTACAGCGTAAAAAGGTGGACGGAGGAATTCTATTCATAAAAAGGTACACAGATGATGGGCTGATTCCTTTCAAGCTTCAGGCAATCGAAGTAGATGAGCTGGCAAAGGATGCTGTAACAAACGGTGAAAGAGTAGTGGGAGGCATTAAATACAACGAATACAACAAACCATTAGGATATTATATTAAACAATATGATATAGATGGATATACAATCAATGAACCAGTATACATCCCCGCAAAGGATGTTATTTTTATTTACAGCAAAAAAAGACCTTCTCAAATTAGGGAAATGTCAGATATGGCTCCAACGGTTACGCGGATTAGAGACATTAACGAATTTATGACCGCCGTCTCTGTTAAAGAACGTATAGCAGCTTGCTTGGCTGTTTTTATTAAGAAGAACAATCCCAATGGAGCCGGAGGTTTTGATAAACGAAATAACAATAACGCTAACACTCCGGAAAAGAAATATGATGGAAAAACACTTATACCTGGAATGATTAGAGAATTAAATGTAAATGAGGATGCAATAACAATCAATCCATCAGGACAGGCTACCGATGCAGCAGCTTTTGTTAAATTACAACAACGACTTATTGCATCAGGACAAGGAATCAGCTATGAGTCTACCTCCAGAGACATGAGCGAAGTCAATTATTCTTCTGCCAGGCAAGGAAGCATTGAGGATGATCTGGAATATACAGAAGACGGTGAGCTAATTGAGGAGTTCATGGCAGAAGTTTACGAAGCCTTTGTGACCTGCATTTATTTAACTGGATTAATTAAGTTTAAGGACTTTTATACCAAAAAACAGGACTACATAAAGCATGAGTGGGTAAAAGCACCGAAGAGGTGGATTGATCCCGTGAAAGAGGCTAACGCAAACAAAATCGCACTTGCTACAGGCCAGAAGACATTAAAAGACATAGCAGCAGAAAATGGTAGAGATTGGCGTGAGGTGGTGGATGAAATGGCAGAAATCAATGATTATGCAAATAAAAAAGGACTAGATTTAGGAGGTGCACTTTTTGGACAAAAAACAGCTCAAAAGCAGACAGGATAG
- a CDS encoding DUF3850 domain-containing protein: MELNLNYQEIKGIIRKDFNTVAERFNSIGYHLKKVRDGELYKEDGYKDIAEFALKEYGVSRSNTYRFMQINEKFSVGGDSLELLPEYAGFGNSKLSEMLTLDEEELKLVTQRTTRDEIREINKTHHAQDDTPVAPARQVAETIDFTQSNTDFDSTQKEGFEHLVNVAFEFFNDKNMREKLKELGQAFRKDISDLENEVLIIINPSKHTTFRKGMLIVFFEESVIKVKKFGDITREFTYTDFLRAAGETYNLNTGDPWVEKFGEPVPEIKEPEKKEPEMKEPPKKETPKKAEPPKAETKTEEKPEVKETEENLPGQMDIKEFPEYLPEEAEKVEGEVITEDAQEELQEDEEETKESEEIETEERGQQVHELKTDHIYFADVLTNKKPFELRRKDKDFQVNDVLRLHEQIDGQPTGRTTDRLVTYILENYTGLVDGFCILGIQPV, encoded by the coding sequence ATGGAGCTTAATCTTAATTATCAAGAAATAAAAGGAATTATAAGAAAAGATTTTAATACCGTAGCGGAGCGGTTTAATTCTATCGGTTATCACCTTAAGAAAGTAAGGGACGGAGAGTTATACAAAGAGGACGGCTACAAGGATATTGCTGAATTTGCCTTAAAGGAATACGGAGTAAGTCGCAGTAATACCTATAGATTCATGCAAATCAATGAAAAGTTCTCTGTTGGCGGAGATAGCCTGGAACTTCTTCCGGAATATGCTGGATTCGGAAACAGTAAATTATCTGAAATGCTTACCTTGGATGAAGAGGAGCTGAAACTGGTCACTCAAAGGACCACAAGGGATGAAATAAGGGAGATAAATAAGACACATCATGCCCAGGATGATACCCCAGTCGCGCCCGCGCGACAAGTGGCTGAAACCATTGATTTTACTCAATCAAATACCGATTTTGACAGCACCCAAAAAGAAGGTTTTGAACACCTTGTAAATGTCGCTTTTGAGTTCTTTAATGATAAAAATATGAGAGAGAAGTTAAAAGAACTTGGGCAGGCTTTCAGAAAAGATATTTCAGACCTGGAAAACGAAGTTTTAATCATAATAAACCCAAGCAAGCACACAACCTTCCGAAAAGGGATGCTAATTGTCTTCTTTGAAGAGTCAGTTATAAAGGTCAAGAAGTTCGGAGACATAACCAGAGAATTTACATATACAGATTTCCTTCGTGCAGCAGGAGAGACTTATAACCTTAATACTGGTGATCCTTGGGTGGAAAAGTTCGGGGAACCGGTACCAGAAATAAAAGAACCTGAGAAAAAAGAGCCAGAGATGAAAGAACCGCCTAAGAAGGAAACACCAAAGAAAGCGGAGCCACCCAAAGCAGAAACCAAGACAGAAGAAAAACCAGAGGTCAAAGAAACAGAAGAAAACCTCCCTGGGCAGATGGATATAAAAGAATTTCCAGAGTACCTGCCGGAGGAAGCAGAAAAGGTAGAAGGGGAAGTTATTACTGAAGACGCTCAGGAAGAGCTGCAAGAAGATGAAGAGGAAACGAAAGAGTCTGAAGAGATTGAAACCGAAGAGAGAGGACAACAAGTCCACGAATTAAAAACAGATCATATCTATTTTGCTGATGTTCTAACGAATAAAAAGCCTTTTGAACTTAGAAGAAAAGACAAAGACTTCCAGGTTAATGATGTCCTTCGCTTACATGAGCAGATCGACGGACAGCCCACCGGAAGAACGACGGACAGACTTGTAACCTACATTCTGGAAAATTACACAGGACTGGTTGACGGTTTCTGCATCTTGGGTATTCAGCCGGTATAA
- a CDS encoding phage major capsid protein, with product MTRKQMIDARALKQQELINKAKNEGCRELTSEEQREFDKLQGEIDLLKSAEEGEEPTGDGEEPDPTRTLEAERVRTAEIMDLCRDFGIDPTKHIKDGTSVDGVRAAVLEEVKKGGTPISVRVTNDEGDKYRAAAVDGILMRGGIQLEKPADGARDFRGMSLRDLAIESLERDGINARRMGNDDLFHELMQRQYFNPTSAFPSIMDAAINKAYVEGHKKVNVTFDKWTKKGTLKDFKTTENNYLAGTAGEFLEVPESGELKHDKPIDAKLPTRKLKTYGRQFTMTRQAFINDDIGFLTTMPSRYAASARKTINTQVYKIVNDNPTIYDGIQLFHSAHNNLMGEASGVTGAVIQKMITRLQKQKNQFGEAIIIRPAYVIVPVGYGFTIQTILGSPYIHTGENTQAVNPLYGYKIEVVEDPTLNALVGEGKPMPWYIAGDKNDVDTIQVDYLNGNEIPTIRRMEAPGVLGFTWDIYLDWGISVMDYRGIIKNSGIIIPD from the coding sequence ATGACCAGAAAGCAAATGATTGATGCAAGAGCCTTAAAACAGCAAGAACTTATTAATAAGGCAAAAAATGAGGGATGCAGAGAGCTTACAAGCGAGGAACAGAGAGAATTTGACAAATTGCAAGGAGAGATAGACCTGCTAAAGTCTGCCGAGGAAGGAGAAGAGCCAACAGGAGACGGGGAAGAACCTGATCCTACACGTACACTTGAAGCAGAAAGGGTGCGAACAGCTGAAATTATGGATTTGTGTAGAGATTTCGGTATCGACCCCACAAAGCACATAAAAGATGGAACCTCAGTGGATGGCGTAAGAGCTGCCGTACTGGAAGAAGTAAAAAAAGGAGGCACACCAATCAGTGTAAGAGTCACTAACGATGAAGGTGACAAGTACAGAGCAGCAGCGGTTGATGGCATTTTAATGCGTGGCGGTATTCAGCTAGAAAAACCTGCTGACGGTGCCAGAGATTTCAGGGGAATGAGCTTAAGAGATCTGGCAATCGAATCGTTGGAACGTGATGGAATTAATGCAAGAAGAATGGGTAATGATGATCTATTTCACGAACTAATGCAGAGACAGTATTTTAACCCTACTTCTGCATTCCCTTCCATTATGGACGCTGCCATTAATAAGGCGTATGTTGAAGGGCATAAGAAAGTAAATGTAACGTTTGATAAGTGGACTAAGAAAGGCACTTTAAAAGACTTCAAGACTACAGAGAACAATTATCTGGCAGGGACCGCCGGTGAATTCCTGGAGGTGCCGGAATCTGGTGAATTAAAGCATGACAAACCAATTGATGCGAAGCTGCCTACCAGAAAGTTAAAGACTTACGGAAGACAATTCACAATGACCAGACAAGCATTTATCAATGATGATATTGGCTTTCTTACAACCATGCCTTCCAGATATGCCGCATCTGCCAGAAAGACAATTAACACACAGGTATATAAGATTGTAAACGATAACCCTACTATCTATGATGGTATTCAACTCTTCCATAGCGCACATAACAATCTTATGGGAGAGGCATCCGGTGTTACGGGTGCAGTAATCCAGAAGATGATCACAAGGCTGCAAAAACAGAAGAATCAGTTCGGAGAGGCAATCATCATACGCCCGGCTTATGTAATAGTCCCTGTCGGATATGGATTTACCATACAGACGATTCTTGGCAGTCCTTATATCCATACGGGAGAGAATACACAGGCAGTCAACCCGCTTTATGGGTACAAAATTGAGGTTGTCGAAGATCCTACCTTAAACGCTTTGGTGGGCGAAGGCAAACCCATGCCCTGGTATATAGCAGGTGATAAAAATGACGTTGATACCATTCAGGTAGATTATCTGAATGGAAATGAGATTCCCACAATTCGCAGAATGGAGGCTCCCGGTGTACTAGGTTTTACCTGGGATATCTATCTTGACTGGGGTATCAGCGTGATGGATTACAGAGGAATTATTAAAAACAGCGGTATCATTATACCGGACTAA
- a CDS encoding peptidylprolyl isomerase gives MDGLKLDAQMLLEEVNKAIYAIMVGGQSYKIGSRELTRANLKELKELRTLLRSEVAEGSGGLFDNTVVAEFQWR, from the coding sequence ATGGACGGACTAAAATTAGATGCACAAATGCTCCTTGAAGAGGTAAACAAAGCCATTTATGCAATTATGGTAGGCGGACAGTCTTATAAAATAGGCAGCAGGGAACTAACCAGAGCTAACCTAAAAGAGTTAAAGGAACTTCGCACACTTCTAAGATCTGAAGTTGCAGAGGGCAGTGGTGGGTTATTTGATAATACTGTTGTTGCTGAGTTCCAGTGGAGGTAA
- a CDS encoding DUF2190 family protein produces MKATYWQKGDTLDYKNTGSAKIEHDTVVVLGKRIGVSGTEIPVGAVGSIHVTGVFVMNKAAEVISFGDDLYYDSENEVVTKTETEVKAGYAAESKDSAESKVLVKID; encoded by the coding sequence ATGAAAGCTACATACTGGCAAAAGGGAGATACATTGGATTACAAGAATACTGGAAGTGCCAAAATTGAGCATGACACGGTTGTGGTCTTAGGAAAAAGAATAGGAGTATCAGGGACAGAAATTCCTGTAGGTGCAGTTGGTAGTATTCATGTTACCGGTGTGTTTGTAATGAACAAAGCAGCTGAAGTGATTTCTTTCGGTGACGACCTGTATTATGACTCTGAAAATGAAGTGGTGACTAAAACTGAGACAGAAGTTAAGGCGGGTTATGCTGCTGAATCAAAAGACAGCGCAGAAAGCAAAGTCTTAGTTAAAATCGACTAG
- a CDS encoding DNA adenine methylase, with the protein MNSFISWIGGKRLLRNKILEQFPGTEEYDRYIEVFGGAGWVLFSKERHADLEVFNDANGDLINLYRIVKFHSEALQKELDWNFVSREQFFDYKEQINNRGQTDIQRAAKFFMLIKNSFGSDLRSFGVRNRNLDKAIDYLQEVKDRLRHTVIENKDFEGLLKTYDRERALFYLDPPYYDAEEHYDIIFKEADHIRLKESLDKLKGKFILSYNDSDYIRKLYKDYKVIEVDRQNNLVCKGSSERYKELIIKNF; encoded by the coding sequence ATGAACAGTTTTATTTCGTGGATTGGTGGCAAAAGGCTACTACGTAACAAAATACTTGAACAATTCCCCGGTACCGAAGAATATGACAGGTACATAGAAGTATTCGGCGGTGCCGGCTGGGTATTGTTCTCAAAGGAAAGACACGCAGATCTTGAAGTGTTTAATGATGCAAACGGAGATTTAATCAACCTATATCGTATAGTTAAATTCCATAGTGAAGCATTGCAAAAAGAACTTGATTGGAATTTTGTTTCAAGAGAGCAGTTCTTTGACTACAAAGAGCAAATAAACAACAGAGGTCAGACGGATATCCAAAGAGCTGCAAAATTCTTTATGTTAATTAAGAACAGCTTCGGCTCTGATCTAAGGTCATTCGGTGTGAGGAATCGCAACTTAGACAAAGCTATTGATTACCTTCAGGAAGTTAAAGACAGACTGAGGCATACTGTTATCGAGAACAAAGACTTTGAAGGCTTGTTAAAGACCTACGACAGAGAAAGAGCACTCTTTTACCTTGACCCGCCTTATTATGACGCAGAAGAACATTATGATATTATATTCAAGGAAGCGGACCATATCAGATTAAAAGAATCTCTTGATAAACTAAAAGGTAAATTCATACTATCATATAATGATTCTGATTATATCAGGAAGCTTTACAAGGATTACAAAGTAATTGAAGTAGATAGGCAGAATAACCTAGTGTGCAAGGGTAGTAGTGAGAGATATAAAGAATTAATTATCAAAAACTTCTAA
- a CDS encoding phage tail sheath family protein, with amino-acid sequence MNYQHGIISSEKPTSVAKPTIIESAVGVIFGTAPVNLLKDPYSAANKPVLINNYNEAVEKLGFSYDFKNYTLCQSMYIRFKKFFMAPVVMVNVLDPAVHKEDVTEKTFTIANKKTAIDDQGILLDKIVVKSSDGNTTYEAETDYLVSFTDEGTVVLAIITGGAIGSAASVKIAYTKIDPAKVTQTDIIGGYDIETRKRSGIDCVNMVRPLLGVLPCQLLAPGWSQVPAVAAILSSKTRLIEGLFNAISITDLDTQAVESLDTIQKYKEDNGYDDDFNIPCYPKVIVDGYEIYLSAVVDAAIAQTDNANGGPYASPSNKIIAINGTCLDGGEEIYFDINEANEINAAGVMTALNLNGWRSWGNEMGCYPANTDVKDRYIVCRRVFNYQDNTFKINFFDKVDNPTDYRLIEAIVNEENLNLSTLASRGRIAGGSLFFDIDENPTENILDGHIIFQRKLSPFTPAKVIETVTEFDPTLNSAALTGGE; translated from the coding sequence ATGAATTATCAACACGGAATAATTTCCAGTGAAAAACCGACCTCCGTAGCCAAGCCGACAATTATTGAAAGTGCAGTCGGTGTTATATTTGGTACTGCGCCAGTCAATCTCTTAAAAGATCCATATAGTGCTGCAAACAAGCCGGTATTAATCAATAATTATAACGAGGCGGTAGAGAAGTTGGGGTTCTCTTATGACTTCAAAAACTATACCTTGTGCCAGAGTATGTATATTCGTTTCAAGAAGTTCTTTATGGCACCAGTTGTTATGGTTAACGTGCTTGATCCAGCTGTACATAAAGAAGATGTAACTGAAAAAACATTTACAATAGCAAATAAAAAGACTGCCATTGATGACCAGGGAATCTTATTAGACAAGATTGTTGTAAAATCCTCTGATGGAAACACCACTTATGAAGCCGAAACAGATTACTTGGTATCCTTTACGGATGAAGGTACAGTTGTCCTCGCTATCATAACTGGGGGAGCTATCGGTTCAGCTGCTTCTGTAAAAATAGCATATACAAAAATTGACCCGGCAAAAGTTACTCAGACTGATATCATTGGAGGTTATGATATCGAAACAAGGAAAAGAAGTGGCATTGACTGTGTAAATATGGTTCGCCCTTTGCTGGGTGTATTGCCTTGCCAGCTTCTCGCACCGGGTTGGTCACAGGTTCCGGCAGTTGCAGCGATACTGAGTTCAAAAACACGTCTAATTGAAGGCTTATTCAATGCAATAAGCATCACAGATCTTGATACTCAAGCGGTCGAAAGCCTTGATACAATACAGAAATATAAAGAAGATAACGGTTATGACGATGACTTTAATATTCCTTGTTATCCGAAAGTTATTGTAGATGGATATGAGATCTACTTATCTGCTGTGGTTGATGCTGCTATTGCTCAAACAGATAATGCAAATGGTGGTCCCTATGCTTCCCCTTCCAATAAGATTATAGCAATTAATGGTACTTGCCTGGATGGGGGAGAAGAAATATATTTTGACATTAACGAAGCCAATGAAATAAATGCAGCGGGAGTTATGACGGCTCTAAATTTAAACGGTTGGAGAAGTTGGGGAAATGAAATGGGCTGTTATCCTGCCAACACTGATGTAAAAGATAGATATATAGTGTGCCGTAGAGTATTTAACTATCAGGACAATACCTTTAAAATTAATTTTTTCGATAAGGTTGACAATCCGACTGATTACAGGTTAATTGAGGCAATCGTAAATGAAGAGAACCTCAATTTATCAACATTGGCCTCTAGGGGAAGGATTGCAGGAGGAAGTCTATTCTTTGATATAGATGAAAATCCGACTGAAAATATTTTGGATGGACATATCATCTTTCAAAGGAAGCTTTCTCCGTTTACTCCGGCAAAAGTTATTGAAACGGTTACAGAATTTGATCCTACGCTTAACAGCGCAGCATTAACGGGAGGGGAATAA
- a CDS encoding HK97 family phage prohead protease yields MDKKQLKSRQDSNTREFYCASIRAMSGEGNERKFELSFSSEEPYERWDYVEILEHTEDAVDLIRLNEIGCVLFNHNRDVVIGKIEKAWLQDNRGYAVIEFDTDEESDKFYMKVKNGVLKGVSVGYRVTLWEEVGANKKSTDGRFTGPCSIAKKWFPYEISIVSIPADATVGVGRDLENHENTHQSLNLYQKQIQINKNYI; encoded by the coding sequence TTGGACAAAAAACAGCTCAAAAGCAGACAGGATAGTAATACCAGAGAGTTTTACTGCGCAAGTATACGCGCTATGTCTGGCGAAGGAAATGAAAGAAAATTTGAACTATCATTTTCCAGTGAAGAACCATATGAAAGATGGGATTATGTAGAAATCCTGGAACACACAGAAGATGCGGTTGATTTAATCAGATTGAATGAAATTGGCTGTGTTCTATTTAATCACAACAGAGATGTTGTGATAGGAAAAATAGAAAAAGCATGGCTACAGGATAACAGAGGATATGCAGTAATAGAATTTGACACGGATGAAGAATCAGATAAGTTTTATATGAAAGTGAAAAACGGCGTGTTAAAAGGTGTTAGCGTAGGTTATAGAGTAACCTTATGGGAAGAAGTGGGAGCAAATAAGAAATCCACAGACGGAAGATTCACAGGACCTTGTTCTATTGCAAAGAAATGGTTTCCTTATGAAATTTCTATTGTTTCCATACCAGCGGATGCTACTGTTGGAGTAGGAAGAGACTTGGAGAATCATGAAAATACTCACCAATCTCTTAACCTCTACCAAAAGCAGATTCAAATAAATAAAAATTATATCTAG
- a CDS encoding phage terminase large subunit family protein: MRKYSCTAYQKKALQFLKPPDNITVSEWAERYRILDAKTSAIPGGWSNDVTPYLREIMDEFNSECEEIVFVKPTQVGGTEALHNMIGYVVTQDPASTMIVYPTEKLAESISENRLQPMFRLSPELRKHFKENASQKLELQFDNMYIVLTGANSPAGVASHPMRYLFMDEVDKYPGASKKEADPIKLARERTKTFASNKKIFITSTPTLKTGHIWKAKESSDIEKHYFVPCPHCGEMIELKFAQIIYSKDESMSIADRAETAYYVCQECGSIINDRHKPTMLRQGKWKIVSKKTEYIKKVAYWINTLYSHQVRFADIIKEYLTSVDDPGLLQNFNNSWLAIPWENTKLKTSEEQLLERQTELPELILPSWTKLLTGGVDVQENCLYWSIRAWGNFSTSQNIAHGQALSLSEIENVMNMQYQKENGETMIVDKCLIDSGDQTDDIYEFCLMNQEWAIPCKGASAPLLSHYKISVINKANSKANGLQLIIVDTGKYKDSIASRMARPNGKGSWMVHKDCDLNYAKQVTAEQKITIDGKEVWDKKTTHADNHYLDCEVYNYCAADLLNLRMLYLEDENKNVVEPEQTQETQEEQWIKNNENWFQGG; encoded by the coding sequence TTGCGAAAATACTCTTGCACTGCATACCAGAAAAAAGCCTTACAATTCTTAAAACCTCCAGACAATATTACTGTTTCGGAATGGGCTGAGAGGTACCGCATACTAGATGCCAAGACCTCCGCCATACCAGGAGGATGGAGTAATGATGTAACGCCTTATTTGCGTGAGATAATGGATGAGTTCAACAGTGAATGTGAAGAAATTGTTTTTGTAAAACCTACACAGGTGGGAGGTACAGAAGCCTTACACAACATGATTGGATATGTAGTTACGCAAGATCCTGCATCAACGATGATTGTTTATCCAACTGAAAAACTAGCCGAAAGCATATCTGAAAATAGGTTACAGCCCATGTTTAGGTTATCGCCGGAACTTAGAAAGCACTTCAAAGAAAACGCTTCACAGAAGTTAGAGCTGCAATTTGATAACATGTACATAGTACTTACCGGTGCCAACAGCCCTGCCGGTGTTGCAAGTCACCCTATGCGGTACTTATTTATGGATGAAGTAGACAAGTATCCGGGTGCAAGTAAGAAAGAGGCTGATCCTATAAAGCTGGCAAGAGAGAGAACAAAGACTTTTGCCAGCAATAAAAAAATATTTATAACCTCTACACCAACGTTAAAAACAGGTCATATCTGGAAAGCAAAAGAAAGCTCAGATATTGAGAAGCATTACTTTGTTCCTTGTCCTCATTGTGGTGAAATGATAGAATTGAAATTTGCTCAGATTATCTATTCTAAAGATGAATCAATGTCAATTGCTGATAGAGCAGAAACGGCATATTATGTTTGCCAGGAGTGCGGCTCTATTATAAATGACAGGCATAAACCGACCATGTTAAGACAGGGAAAATGGAAAATTGTAAGTAAAAAGACAGAATACATTAAAAAGGTTGCTTACTGGATTAACACTTTATACAGTCATCAAGTAAGATTTGCAGATATCATAAAAGAATATCTGACATCCGTTGATGATCCGGGATTACTACAGAACTTTAATAATTCATGGTTAGCAATTCCGTGGGAAAATACAAAGCTTAAAACAAGCGAAGAGCAATTACTGGAGAGACAAACAGAATTACCTGAATTAATATTACCATCCTGGACCAAATTATTAACCGGTGGAGTAGATGTTCAGGAAAATTGTCTTTACTGGAGCATTAGAGCATGGGGGAATTTCTCAACTAGTCAGAACATAGCGCATGGGCAGGCGTTATCGCTTTCGGAGATTGAAAATGTAATGAATATGCAGTACCAAAAAGAAAATGGTGAAACAATGATTGTAGATAAATGCCTGATTGATAGTGGAGATCAGACAGACGATATCTACGAATTTTGCTTAATGAATCAGGAGTGGGCGATTCCCTGCAAGGGAGCTTCCGCTCCTTTGTTGAGTCATTATAAAATTAGTGTTATCAATAAAGCCAATTCTAAAGCGAATGGATTACAGTTAATTATTGTGGATACCGGGAAGTACAAAGACAGTATTGCTTCCAGAATGGCAAGACCAAACGGAAAAGGCAGCTGGATGGTACATAAAGATTGTGATTTAAACTATGCCAAACAAGTGACAGCCGAGCAAAAAATTACTATAGACGGAAAAGAAGTTTGGGATAAAAAAACTACACATGCCGACAATCACTATCTGGATTGTGAAGTATATAATTATTGTGCAGCAGACTTATTAAATCTTCGCATGCTCTATCTGGAGGATGAAAATAAGAATGTAGTAGAACCAGAGCAAACACAAGAAACACAAGAAGAACAATGGATTAAGAATAATGAAAACTGGTTTCAAGGAGGATAA
- a CDS encoding nucleoid-associated protein, translating to MERDKIIIRSAIMHILNTNNNHLEFSDTLLDLTTDKYDFIRNHIYKIMDSDDSTECTFNEDSEIRQLMEAFEETNLIMDSQMLAYKLYEIMAMSFSIPPADLFVVPFQEAGTKYLAILKMNYKESYVHKVEKYNSGISNTIAKQKVTLPSLSAKLTEAAVINLRSLKINLIEKKYDINGVKENYFSSRFLQCTPQLSTKAKLNLVSRAMDKIKRKYYPEDYNKIMEYKSLVYQSNLDGEIIPEDIVDDMFPEESEIKQEFINDLDKNNLTRDSITPKKPATVKKFEQQQLTTDQGITISIPMEQYLNNNNVIIKHAPDGTMEITIKDIESITAR from the coding sequence ATGGAAAGAGATAAAATAATTATACGAAGTGCAATTATGCATATCCTCAATACAAACAATAATCATTTAGAATTTTCGGATACGCTCCTGGATCTAACAACTGATAAGTACGATTTCATAAGAAATCATATCTATAAAATCATGGATAGCGATGATTCAACAGAGTGCACATTTAATGAAGACTCTGAGATCCGGCAGCTGATGGAAGCCTTCGAAGAAACAAACCTCATTATGGACAGCCAAATGCTTGCCTACAAACTGTACGAGATTATGGCAATGAGCTTTTCTATTCCACCGGCCGATCTATTCGTAGTTCCATTTCAGGAAGCAGGTACAAAATACCTTGCTATACTGAAAATGAACTACAAAGAAAGCTATGTACACAAAGTAGAGAAATACAATTCAGGGATAAGCAATACCATAGCAAAGCAAAAAGTAACTCTGCCTTCCTTGTCCGCCAAGCTGACAGAGGCAGCAGTAATAAATCTAAGGTCACTAAAAATCAATTTGATTGAGAAAAAATACGACATTAACGGAGTAAAAGAAAATTATTTCTCCTCCAGATTCCTTCAATGCACCCCGCAACTTTCCACAAAGGCAAAACTCAATCTTGTGTCCAGGGCAATGGATAAAATTAAGAGAAAGTATTATCCGGAAGACTACAACAAAATAATGGAGTATAAGAGCCTTGTATATCAAAGCAATCTTGACGGTGAAATAATACCTGAAGATATCGTGGACGATATGTTTCCGGAAGAATCAGAAATCAAACAAGAATTTATCAATGACCTTGATAAGAACAACCTTACAAGAGATTCTATTACACCAAAGAAACCAGCTACGGTAAAGAAGTTTGAACAGCAGCAGCTGACAACGGATCAAGGAATTACAATCAGCATTCCTATGGAGCAGTATCTTAATAATAATAATGTGATTATCAAACACGCGCCCGATGGAACAATGGAAATAACCATAAAAGACATTGAAAGCATAACTGCCCGGTAA